One Polaribacter sp. SA4-12 genomic window carries:
- a CDS encoding sugar transferase produces the protein MISKSYYNISERKILLRIVDIAIIILSLFLSSIYLNFNYFFFSNDYILNWSLLLIFYYLIFGEIFLLYNLNISNNRYTVVRSVILTAFFTTIFYIFTPYISPVLPSNRLQIVYFFLILSLPVIIWRFLYMWLIFSPKYFKNIVFIGESDRIKSILKKIQKDNIHNLHAYLSDKEVTGIHNFQDISTAKISSLIDKNSVTEVIVSLKGLLPEVVEKLNKELVLLFEQGVNIVSYETFYEEVTLRVPKEYLKNNFYKHLNFSKNNSNRFYLFGLRFVDIILSIFGLIVLFFLIPILFLGNLMGNRGSLFYSQDRVGQNGRKFNIFKLRSMVENAESNGAVWAVKNDKRITAFGKFLRNTRLDEFPQFYNILKGDMSIIGPRPERPEFVKDLENKIPFYAIRNVVRPGLTGWAQVNYPYANTIEEQETKLRYDLYYIKERSAFMDFKILIKTVTTVLFYKGQ, from the coding sequence ATGATTTCGAAATCTTATTATAATATATCTGAAAGGAAAATTCTATTAAGAATTGTAGATATTGCAATAATTATTTTAAGTCTTTTTTTATCATCAATTTATCTAAATTTTAATTATTTCTTTTTTTCAAATGACTATATTTTAAATTGGTCATTATTACTTATTTTTTATTATTTGATATTTGGTGAAATCTTTTTGCTGTACAATTTAAATATTTCAAATAATAGATATACAGTCGTTAGAAGTGTAATATTAACAGCTTTTTTTACTACAATATTTTATATTTTCACACCTTATATTTCACCCGTTTTACCATCTAATAGATTGCAAATAGTATATTTCTTTCTAATACTATCTTTACCCGTTATTATTTGGCGGTTTTTATATATGTGGTTGATTTTTTCACCAAAATATTTCAAAAACATTGTTTTTATTGGGGAGTCAGATAGAATAAAAAGTATACTTAAAAAAATTCAAAAAGACAATATTCATAATTTACATGCTTATTTATCTGATAAGGAAGTAACTGGTATTCATAATTTTCAGGATATTTCTACTGCTAAGATTTCTTCTTTAATTGATAAGAATAGTGTTACTGAAGTGATTGTTTCTCTAAAAGGATTATTACCAGAAGTTGTTGAAAAATTGAACAAAGAGCTTGTTTTATTATTTGAACAAGGAGTAAATATAGTTAGTTATGAAACGTTTTATGAAGAAGTAACATTAAGAGTTCCTAAAGAATATTTAAAAAATAATTTTTACAAACATTTAAATTTCAGTAAGAATAATAGCAACCGTTTTTATCTTTTTGGTTTAAGATTTGTAGATATTATTCTTTCAATTTTTGGTCTTATTGTACTTTTCTTTTTAATACCTATCTTATTTTTAGGTAATCTTATGGGTAATAGAGGATCTCTATTTTATTCGCAAGATAGAGTTGGTCAAAATGGAAGGAAATTCAATATTTTTAAGCTAAGATCTATGGTTGAAAATGCTGAATCTAATGGAGCAGTTTGGGCAGTAAAAAATGATAAAAGAATTACTGCTTTTGGCAAATTTTTAAGAAATACGAGGTTGGATGAATTTCCTCAGTTTTACAATATATTGAAAGGCGATATGAGTATTATTGGACCAAGACCAGAAAGACCTGAATTTGTGAAAGACTTAGAAAATAAAATTCCTTTTTACGCAATTAGGAATGTTGTTAGACCAGGTTTAACAGGTTGGGCACAAGTTAACTATCCTTATGCAAATACAATTGAAGAGCAAGAGACTAAATTGCGTTATGACTTGTATTATATAAAAGAAAGAAGTGCTTTTATGGACTTTAAAATATTGATAAAAACGGTTACTACTGTTTTATTTTATAAAGGTCAATAA
- a CDS encoding phenylacetate--CoA ligase family protein — MMIRKIIYTLGQQLRNPSFKIKYHFLKESEKWSLDELEQYQLKKFKEILQVAYNNSEFYKRKFDELNVDIQKVSSLDDIKLFPIITKKDLIKFAPQIHTNLTFKKKFLATTSGTSGESLKFFREEEVDSFNRAAIQRGYSWYDINPWDRNGYFWGFSFSFISKQKNKILDFLQNRFRIFSYNEKSLKSFIRKAQKANYIHGYSSMIYQTAILINKLKLPKPLQIKMIKGTSEKIFESYQSPIKEAFGVKIISEYGATESGIIAFECEQGSMHLNMEGVLVEEIDNEILVTNLQLHSFPIIRYKLGDYISLAPREKKCSCGKNHLILDEVTGRIGENIYGVENTYPSLYFYYIFKNLSKKEKIVLNYQVVQNQKGKLIFLLDIKVNVDVERKLVAEIEKYFKKDIIFEIKQQAEFIYTKGKLKNFISEINE; from the coding sequence ATGATGATCAGAAAAATTATCTACACTTTAGGACAACAATTGAGAAATCCCTCTTTTAAAATTAAATACCATTTTTTAAAGGAATCTGAAAAATGGTCTTTAGATGAGTTAGAGCAATATCAGCTAAAAAAGTTTAAAGAAATTTTACAAGTAGCTTACAATAATTCTGAGTTTTATAAAAGGAAGTTCGATGAACTAAATGTAGATATTCAAAAAGTAAGTTCATTAGATGATATTAAACTATTTCCTATAATAACAAAAAAGGATTTAATAAAATTTGCACCTCAAATACATACGAATCTGACTTTTAAAAAGAAGTTTTTAGCAACAACCTCAGGTACATCAGGAGAGTCTTTAAAGTTTTTTAGAGAGGAAGAAGTAGATTCGTTTAATAGAGCAGCAATACAAAGAGGATATTCTTGGTACGACATAAATCCTTGGGATAGAAATGGATATTTTTGGGGCTTTAGCTTTTCTTTTATCAGTAAACAAAAAAATAAGATTTTAGATTTTCTACAAAATAGATTTAGAATTTTTAGCTATAACGAAAAGTCACTAAAAAGTTTTATTAGAAAAGCTCAAAAAGCGAACTATATTCATGGGTATTCATCAATGATATACCAAACAGCAATTTTAATTAATAAATTAAAATTACCGAAACCGTTACAGATTAAAATGATTAAAGGTACTTCAGAGAAAATTTTTGAAAGTTATCAATCTCCAATTAAAGAAGCTTTTGGGGTTAAAATTATTAGTGAATATGGGGCAACTGAATCTGGTATTATAGCTTTTGAATGTGAACAAGGAAGTATGCATTTAAATATGGAGGGGGTTTTGGTTGAAGAAATAGATAATGAAATATTAGTAACAAATTTACAATTACATTCTTTTCCAATAATTCGTTATAAATTAGGTGATTATATCTCTTTAGCTCCAAGAGAGAAGAAATGTTCATGTGGCAAAAATCATTTAATTTTAGATGAAGTTACAGGTAGAATAGGAGAGAATATTTATGGGGTTGAGAATACATATCCGAGTCTGTATTTTTATTACATATTTAAGAATTTATCAAAAAAAGAGAAAATAGTTTTAAACTATCAAGTTGTTCAAAATCAAAAAGGGAAATTGATTTTTTTGTTAGATATTAAAGTAAATGTAGATGTTGAAAGAAAATTAGTTGCTGAGATTGAAAAATATTTTAAAAAAGATATTATTTTTGAGATAAAACAACAAGCAGAGTTCATCTACACTAAAGGAAAACTGAAAAATTTTATTTCTGAAATAAATGAATAA
- a CDS encoding glycosyltransferase family 4 protein, with protein MNRKKILYIGNNLTGKTKYNSTIKVLSTLLKEEGFSVIVSSDKISKLLRLLDMCISLVKNRNKVDYVLIDTFSTINFYYAFIISQLARVFKLKYIPILHGGNLPERLERNTFLSDLIFKNSYKNVAPSNYLKSSFEKKGYDTMFIPNILEIENYNFKNRKQLEPKLFWVRAFKEIYNPTLAIKVLDLLKKEYPKAKLCMVGPFVDDSYDDCLKLISELKLESSVEFTDVLLKEDWHKKSEDYDIFINTTNFDNTPVSVMEAMALGLPIVSTNVGGMPFLIDDTTDGLLVTKSNTEEMTSAIVSLLNNNHPNLAINARKKVGNFSWNNNKGKWFKILK; from the coding sequence ATGAATCGTAAAAAAATATTATATATAGGTAACAATTTAACAGGGAAAACAAAGTATAATTCTACCATAAAAGTATTATCTACGTTGTTAAAAGAAGAAGGTTTTTCTGTAATAGTTTCATCAGATAAAATAAGTAAACTATTAAGGTTATTAGATATGTGTATTTCTCTCGTAAAAAATAGAAATAAAGTAGATTATGTTCTAATTGATACTTTTAGTACCATAAATTTCTATTATGCATTTATCATATCTCAATTAGCAAGAGTTTTTAAATTAAAGTACATTCCTATTTTACATGGAGGTAATTTACCTGAAAGATTAGAACGAAATACGTTTTTAAGTGATTTGATTTTTAAGAACTCATATAAAAATGTAGCTCCTTCAAATTACCTAAAATCCTCTTTTGAGAAAAAAGGATATGATACCATGTTTATTCCTAATATTTTAGAGATAGAAAACTATAATTTTAAGAATAGAAAACAACTTGAGCCTAAATTATTTTGGGTTAGAGCTTTTAAAGAAATTTACAATCCTACGTTAGCAATCAAAGTTTTAGATTTACTTAAAAAAGAATATCCTAAAGCAAAACTATGTATGGTTGGACCTTTTGTTGATGATAGTTATGATGATTGCTTAAAGTTGATTTCTGAATTAAAATTAGAAAGTTCTGTAGAATTTACAGATGTTCTTCTAAAAGAAGATTGGCATAAAAAATCTGAAGATTATGACATCTTTATTAATACAACAAATTTTGACAATACACCTGTTAGTGTAATGGAAGCGATGGCTTTGGGGTTACCAATTGTTAGTACAAATGTTGGTGGAATGCCTTTTTTAATAGATGATACAACTGATGGATTATTAGTCACTAAATCTAATACAGAAGAAATGACGAGTGCAATTGTTTCTTTACTAAATAATAATCACCCTAACTTAGCAATAAATGCTAGAAAGAAAGTGGGAAATTTTAGTTGGAATAATAACAAAGGAAAGTGGTTTAAAATTCTAAAATGA
- a CDS encoding glycosyltransferase family 2 protein — MNNLVSIITPNYNSEKFISETINSVLNQTYKNWEMIIVDDVSTDKSIDIITFFCKQDSRIQLHQLSDNSGAAIARNKAISLAKGTFIAFLDSDDLWLPKKLEFQLDFMLKNNYSLSYTSYEIINEEGNSTNKTIKCKDKLDYNRMLYSNEIGCLTAMYNKDVLGKIFMPKIRKRQDYGLWLKVLKSEKYAFGLATVLAQYRDRSQSISNNKVEMLKWNWNLYKNVENLSYFRATYYTLCNVINKLLK, encoded by the coding sequence ATGAATAACCTAGTTTCTATTATTACACCAAATTATAATTCTGAGAAATTTATTTCAGAAACAATTAATAGTGTTTTAAATCAGACCTATAAAAATTGGGAAATGATTATTGTAGATGATGTTTCTACGGATAAAAGTATAGATATTATTACTTTTTTTTGTAAACAAGATTCTAGAATTCAATTGCATCAATTATCGGATAATTCTGGAGCTGCTATCGCAAGAAATAAAGCAATATCTTTAGCAAAGGGTACTTTTATAGCTTTCTTAGATAGTGATGATTTATGGTTGCCTAAAAAATTAGAATTCCAGTTAGATTTTATGCTGAAAAATAATTACTCTTTGAGTTATACATCTTATGAAATTATAAATGAAGAAGGGAATAGTACTAACAAAACTATAAAGTGTAAAGATAAATTAGATTATAACAGAATGTTGTATTCTAATGAAATAGGATGTTTAACAGCAATGTATAATAAAGATGTTTTGGGTAAAATATTTATGCCTAAAATTAGAAAAAGACAAGATTATGGTTTGTGGTTAAAAGTTTTAAAATCAGAAAAGTATGCTTTTGGTTTAGCTACAGTTTTGGCTCAGTATAGAGATCGAAGTCAATCGATATCAAATAATAAAGTAGAAATGCTTAAATGGAATTGGAATTTGTATAAAAATGTTGAAAATTTATCTTATTTTCGAGCTACATATTATACACTATGTAATGTAATAAATAAACTGCTTAAATGA